GCCGCCGTGGCGGACGACACCGAACGCGGGGGCGTGCAAGAGCACGACATCCGAGACGGTCGCGCCCGGCAGCCAGCGGCCGTGCTCCTCGCGGAAGGCAGCCTCCCGCGCCCTGTCGAGCGGGCCACCGGCGGCGAGCTCGCCGATCGGATCCCACGTGCTCTCGATCTGCTTCATCCGCTCCACGCAGGCCTCCAGCAGGGCGACGCGGATCTTCGGGAAGGCGTATTCGCCGTCCGGGCACTCCTCGCCCTGTCGGAGGAGCAGGTCGTGCGCCGAGTGCGGGTCTGCCAGCATGGCAGAGGCGACGTCGTCGTAGAGCTGGGCCTCGGAGAGCGTGGAGACGGCGTTCAGGAGGGCCTTCTTCACCGTGTGGATCTCGGAGCCGCTGAGCTGCTCGGAGGGGCGCGCGAGGAGCGCGTTGATGCTAGTGTCCTTGGTGGGCTCGCGCATGGGGTGTCATCCCGTGTGTCGACCAGGCTCCGGGCGGCGGCTGCAACCGTTTCCCGGGGCCACCCCCGGGTGGGGGTGGTTAGGGTTATTTGACCACGTTTCTGGAAAAGCGCAACCTTGATCGTTGCAGAAATCTTGCTAAATTGACGCAATGTTCCCCACCGGTCCACAGATCCGCGCCGCGCGCGCCCTGCTCAACATGAGCCGCGACGAGCTCGCAGCCCTGAGCGGCGTGTCGGCTAGGACGATCGACAATCTCGAAAGCGAGGCGCGGACGCCGATCCAGGCTACCCAGATCGCGGTGATGTCTGCCCTGATGTCGGGGGTCGAATTTCTGCCGCCTGATCCGAAGCTCGGCCGCGGTCCAGGTGTCTGTCTCGTAGCCCGCTAGGCCCCCGCCCGGGCCCGCCTCGCGCCCTTCGGCCCCCGCAGCTCGGGGGCCCGCCTGAGCAGCTCGGCCGGCTCGCTGCCCCATCGCTCGACGCACGCGACGATGGGATCCTCCCCCGATGTCCGGGACCAGGCCACCAGCTGGCGGACCTGCGCCACGGATGGCCGATGCCTGACGCGGCTCTCCCAGTCCTCGGCTCGGGCCCGCTCCATCAGGCAGGCCTCCGTAGGGGCATGTAGGTCAGCTCGCGCGCGATGCGGGCGAGCTGCTCGGCGATGGCCTCCTGCTCGTAGCCCAGGATCGGATCGGCGTAGAGCTCCTCCCGAAGCAGGTCCGCCCGCACCGCCAGGTCGACCTCGCCGGGCTTGATGTCGTCCGGCACCGTCACGACCCCTGCTCCTCGGCGGCGCGCAGGGCGGCGAGGGCCTGCTCAAGGGCGGCCTCCCAGGTGCTCGGAAGGGGCCGGTCGGCGAGCAGGCCCAGGTAGCGCCGGCGCCCCTCGACAAGCGCAGCCGCGGCGGCGAGGACGGCGACGGCTTCGGGCGTCATGGGCGGATCCTGCGGGGCGGGTCGACGAAGCACAGCGCGAGCGCGACGCCGACGAGGAACGTCGTCACCGATGCCGCCTCCGGATCGGCGCCACGGCTTCGATCGCCGCGGCGACGTCGGCCCGTCCTGGGGCGGGCCCGACCGCCTCGCCGAGCGGGGCCCGGTGCACGGCGTCCGGCACCGGCGGCCCGATCGGTGCGGGCGGCGGCGCGTAGCAGGCCAGCGCGACGAGCGCAGCCGCGCCGGTCATTCGGTGGGCGCCATGATCGAGCGGACCGCGCCGAGCCGATCGCGGCAGTCGGCATGGGCGTCGCGCAGGTCGACGGCGTAGCCGGCGACGTCGCGCTGCGTGCCACCCTTCCGCCAGGTCGGCGCGTCGGAGCATGTCAGCAGGCTCGCGGGGATGGATGGCTGGCCGGGCGTGACGCACCCGGCGAGGCAGGCGGCGAGCGCGGCCGCGGCGAGGATCCGGATCATCGGCCGCCCTCCAGGACGTCGCGCAGGACCGGGGCAACGGGCCCGTCGTCCGATGCCGGCGCGGTGACGACTTGATCGCGGATCGCCCGATTCGCGGCGGCTCGGGACGCGGCCTTGGCGGCGACGCCCTCGACGGCTTTGGTCCCCCGCGCGGCGGTGGCGGCCGCGGCCTTGGCCTCGTCCCGCTCGCGCCGGGCGGCGCCAAGGTCGGCCTGCAGCGCGGAGACGTAGGCGGCACCGCCGAGCATCACGGCCACGCATGCCAGCGGGAGCGCCAGGCGGGGCATGTAGACCGCCGCGGCGACGGCGGCCGCGACGGCGATCAGCGCGCCGATCCCGATGGGCGTCCAGACTAGGGCGAGGGCCAGGACGAGCATCGTCAGATGCCCTTGAGGCAGAGCGCGCGCTCGCGCTCGCGGCGGGCGCTCAGGCCCGGCACGACGCGGCCGCCGGCCCGGTTGAACTTCAGGACGGCCTCGCACGCGCCGCGGCGGTCGCCGGCGTTCTAGCGCTTCACGACCGTCGACTTGCAGAAGGCCCCCGAGCCGATGTTGTAGGCGAGGTCGAGGAAGGCGACGTACGGCTCGTCGCCGATCGGCGCCTTGATGCAGCGCTCGACGGAGCCCTGCGCGAACTCGCCGAGCGCCTTGACGAGCATCGCGTCGCACTCGGCCTTGGTGAACCGCATGCCGAGCTCGACGCCGCGGGTCTCGCCGTAGCAGACCGTCGGCAGGTTGTGTGCGAGCCGGTCCGGGTAGGCGACGAGCTTTAGGCCCTCGTTGGGGCCCGTGGTCGTCACCGCCATCGCGGCGACGCCGGTCACCATGCCGGTCGCGGTCACGGCCGCGAGGATCCGGTTGCGGCCGTTGCCGACAGGCTTGGCGGCGGCCGGGGATGCCGGCCTCTTGAGCGAGAACCACGGCATCAGGACTGGTCTCCGGCGAGGTGGGCGTTGGCGAGGAAGGGCAGGACGAGCGCGGCCAGCGACACGACGGTCGTAGCCACCGCGAAGGGGATCGGGCCGAAGGGCGGGTCCGACGCAAGGCAGGCCATTCCGGCCTGGAGCGCGCTGAAGGCGAAGCCGGCGCCGCTCAACCAGACGACGCGGCTGTGCTTGGCGACGTGCGCCGGGTTCGAGACGACACGGGGCTTGCGCAGCTTCACGGCCGGCTCCTGCGGTTGCGATGGTGAGGGGAGCCGGTGCGGGCGCCGCGCCGGCGCACCCGGGCAGGTTGGCCAGCGCGTCGGCGTGGTCGTTCAGCGCCCGGGTCAGGTCCGTGGCGGTCCGGACGAGCGTGAAGCCGAGGTCCCGATCGGCGGGATCGAGAGCGAGGCGCGGCATCGCCAGCACCGGGTCGGGGCCGCGGCGGGCTTCCTTGATCCGGGCGACGACGTACGTGCCGAGGGCGAGGAACGCGCCGCCCAGCACGGTGCCGAGAGTCTTGAGGTACTCGGCCGGGAGGCCGACGAGGTCGGAGAGCCAGTCGGTCACGCCGCGGCCCTCCGGACGATGCGCGCGCGCTCGTCGTTGTGGCCTTGGTCCCAGATCGCGCGGAAGGCGCAGTAGGCGTCGACGGCGGCGAGCACCCCGTAGGCCCCGCAGCCGGTGTTCACGCCCGGGTAGCCATCCCGCCAGAGCAAGACGGTGATCCAGCCCCACAGGACGGAGCCGACGCTGGCGGTGACAAAGCGGAGGAGCGGGCTGTGCCGCTTCGAGCCGTTCACCCAGAGCCCGACCATGCGCACGATCGCGACGCCGAGCAGCGCGGCGCCCCACGTACCCTCGGGGGCGATCGCGGCGAACGGCCCGAATGTCGGGCGCGAAAAGGTGGATCCTGGAGCCAGCAGCGCGCAGGCGACGCCGAACAGGATCATCGCGCCGACCCACTCGGCCTCGCGGCGCTGATGCTGCCCCTGCAGAGGAAGGCCGGTCATGCCCGGTTCTCCGCGTCCTGCTCGGCCTTGAGCTTGGAGAGCAGCGCCGCGAACCCGGTGTCCGTCGCCGGGCACTGGCGGATAGAGCCGTCGGACAGGATGACGGTCAGTATCGGCTGGACGGGCGGATCGAGCGCGACGGTGGCGATGACGCCTTCGTCGCGGAGCGTCCGGAAGTCGGAGGAGGCGCGGTACACGGGAGGCCTGCGGGCAGGGCCGCCACTCGCGGCCGGGACGCCATCAGCCTCCGCCTCAGTCCGTCACGCGTTCCAGGTCACGCGCGGCGCCTGCGCTCCGATCGGCGCGAGACGACCGTCACGACGCGTCCGCCTTTCAGGACGAGGCCGACACCGTCCCGGCAGACACCCACCGCCCCGTGCCGGACCCCGACACCGCCGTAGAACGCCAGCCACCGGCGGACCGCGCCGATCGGCACGCCCGCGGCCTGCATGGCGTCCACCGCCTCGACGTCCTCTAGCCCGTCGAGGACCTCTTCCATCCCGAGGATGCGATCCCCGTAGCGCCGAAGCGCGTGGATCGTGACGCGGGCCCGGACGCCGCCCGAGCGGTCATGCTCGCAGCAGGGCGGCGGCGAGGAAGGGGTGCCCGGCTGGGCGACGGCGACGGCTTGGGGCACGGGGCTCTCCGGGGTGTCGGGAGAGCCTCAGGCCGTTCGGGCGATTTGGGAGAGGGAGGCGGCGAGGTCGTTCCCCTCGCCGTCAGTGTCAGGAAGCCCGCTTCGGCACGTAGCCGTCGCGGAAGCCGTCGGTCGGCCTCGGCGGGGGCGGAGACTTCCGCGCCTCGGCCTGCGCCTTCGCGACCCGGTCGGCCTCGCGGTCGCGCTTGACGGCGCGGTTCACCAGGGCGCGGTCGGCGGCGATCTCGGCAGCCGGGTTCACGGACCTACCGTTCGAGACCCTCGTCGGCCAGCTCATCGCCAGCATGGCGACGTAGTGCGAGGCGTTCTCGTCCTGCTTGCCCACCGTCAGCCCCGGCACGAAGGCGCGGGTGACGTTGTCCAGCCGCGCGATGGCTTCCAGGTAGGCATCGCCCGCCTCGGCGAGGATCGGGTATTCCCCTGCCGCGAAGGCCTGCTTGACGCGGGCGGCCACCAGGACCGCCTTGGCGAACGGGTACTCGAAGGCAGGCTGCCACTCCCGATACAGCCGCAGACCCTCGGCACGTGCCGCAGGCGACGTGAGGTCCACGGTGGTGGGAGGCATCGGCATGGCGGGGTCGTCTGAGGGTATCGGCACCGTGGGCTTCGAAGGAACGGTCACGCGCTTCTTGGCGGGCTTGGGCGAAGCCATGCCATCGGCCCGTGCCTCCCGAAGGGTGCGCCGGCGTTCCTGGGCGGCAGCCACGGTGGAAGCCTTCAGGCGCAGCTTCCTCGCTTTCTCGATCTCCTGCTTGAACCGGTATCGCTCCGCGATGGCCGGCCCGATGTC
This window of the Methylobacterium tardum genome carries:
- a CDS encoding helix-turn-helix domain-containing protein; protein product: MFPTGPQIRAARALLNMSRDELAALSGVSARTIDNLESEARTPIQATQIAVMSALMSGVEFLPPDPKLGRGPGVCLVAR
- the lysC gene encoding Rz1-like lysis system protein LysC — protein: MIRILAAAALAACLAGCVTPGQPSIPASLLTCSDAPTWRKGGTQRDVAGYAVDLRDAHADCRDRLGAVRSIMAPTE